A genomic window from Salvia hispanica cultivar TCC Black 2014 chromosome 5, UniMelb_Shisp_WGS_1.0, whole genome shotgun sequence includes:
- the LOC125186032 gene encoding ferruginol synthase-like, producing the protein MDYFPFLAALFLIIAVTWLISFRRRKRLPPGPMPLPIIGNMLQLGSQPHETFTKLSKQYGSLMSIHLGSLYTVVVSSPEMAKEILLKHGQVFSGRTAVQALEACGHSEISIGFIPVGDKWRDMRKICKEQMFSSQSLERSQDLRRQKLQQLLGQAQKCAEEGRAVNINEAAFITTLNLMSATLFSMQATEFDSEVTMEFKEIMEGVASIASVPNYADYFPILRPFDLQGVKRLSEAKFGRLLDLIEGYLDERIQFRRENPNAPKKDDFLDVIVDSLQAKDNNLTAAHFNHLLLELFVGGAETNMTVIEWIMQELVSHPEKMATVKAELKSVMGEEKVVEESKISKLPYLQAVVKESLRLHPPAAMLVPRKAESDQVVNGYLIPKGTQVLVNAWAMGRDSRIWKNPLAFEPERFLNQKIDFKGQDFELIPFGSGRRVCPGMPLANRILHTVPATLVHNFDWKLERPDASNDEAKGVFCGFSVRRARPLKIIPYNNKA; encoded by the exons atgGATTACTTCCCTTTCCTGGCCGCTTTATTCCTCATCATCGCCGTAACATGGTTGATCTCCTTCCGGCGCCGGAAGAGGCTCCCGCCCGGGCCAATGCCCCTCCCCATCATCGGAAACATGCTGCAGCTCGGGTCCCAACCCCACGAGACATTCACCAAATTATCGAAGCAATACGGCTCTCTGATGTCCATCCACCTCGGCAGCCTATACACCGTTGTGGTCTCCTCCCCGGAGATGGCCAAGGAGATCCTGCTCAAACACGGGCAGGTATTCTCGGGGCGAACCGCAGTGCAGGCACTTGAGGCGTGCGGCCACAGCGAGATCTCTATTGGGTTCATTCCCGTGGGGGACAAGTGGCGCGACATGCGAAAGATATGCAAGGAGCAGATGTTCTCGAGCCAGAGCTTGGAGAGAAGCCAAGATCTCCGCAGGCAGAAGCTGCAGCAGCTGCTCGGCCAAGCCCAAAAATGCGCGGAGGAAGGCAGGGCCGTTAATATCAACGAGGCCGCATTCATCACCACGCTCAACCTCATGTCAGCCACTCTGTTCTCGATGCAGGCCACAGAGTTCGACTCCGAAGTCACTATGGAGTTCAAGGAGATCATGGAAGGCGTCGCCAGCATCGCCAGCGTGCCTAACTATGCCGACTACTTCCCCATCTTGAGGCCGTTCGACCTGCAGGGGGTCAAGCGTTTGTCCGAGGCTAAGTTCGGTAGATTACTGGATTTAATCGAGGGCTATCTCGATGAGAGGATCCAATTCCGAAGAGAGAATCCCAATGCTCCCAAGAAGGATGACTTCTTGGATGTCATTGTGGATTCTCTTCAGGCCAAAGATAACAACTTGACGGCTGCACATTTTAACCATCTCTTgctg GAATTGTTCGTTGGAGGAGCAGAGACGAACATGACGGTGATTGAGTGGATAATGCAAGAGCTAGTATCGCACCCGGAGAAAATGGCAACGGTGAAGGCGGAGCTGAAGAGCGTGATGGGGGaggagaaggtggtggaggaATCAAAGATATCGAAGCTTCCGTATCTGCAGGCAGTGGTGAAGGAGTCGTTGCGGCTCCACCCTCCGGCTGCTATGCTCGTTCCCCGCAAAGCAGAGAGCGATCAAGTGGTGAACGGCTACCTCATTCCCAAGGGAACACAGGTGCTGGTCAACGCGTGGGCTATGGGGAGGGACTCCAGAATCTGGAAGAATCCGCTTGCATTTGAGCCGGAAAGATTCCTCAATCAGAAGATAGACTTTAAAGGCCAGGATTTCGAGCTGATTCCGTTCGGGTCGGGTAGAAGGGTCTGCCCGGGTATGCCGTTGGCCAACAGGATTCTGCATACGGTGCCGGCAACTCTGGTTCACAACTTTGATTGGAAACTTGAGCGGCCGGACGCGAGCAATGACGAAGCCAAGGGTGTGTTTTGTGGGTTTTCGGTTCGCCGGGCACGTCCGCTCAAGATCATCCCATATAACAACAAGGCATGA